The genomic segment CGGCTTGATCTTTCAGCACGATTTTATTTGTTGACAAATATGCCATCTGTTgtacaggcctgtgtgtgtgtgtgtgtgtgtgtgtgtgtgtgtgtgtgtgtgtgtgtgtgtgtgtgtgtgtgtgtgtgtgtgtgtgtgtgtgtgtgtgtgctcacacgGGGCCTGGGAAAGAAGCATGAATACAAATAACCACACGGACACGTGTAGACAGTTCACACGTGAACTAACAATTCAGCCACTTAGTAAATGACTGAGTTTTTTAATTGCTATAATATTTTGAGGGCCACTACAAGAAACAATTGGACTTCTCAAACTTTCTCTCATCCCCTTGAGttcacattaatcacaataatgATCAGTGCCTTAGAGTTGATTTATCTTTGGATTTTATTCATCTTAAGGACAGTTCACCACAAACGGCCGGCGGCGGCAGCTTCCCTGGTGCTTTCCGCCAGTGCCCAGAGGATTTATAGCATTAATCGACCTCTTAAGCAACAACGGCGTCCTCATCAGCAAATGCCAACACCAGAGCCACGCCGCACCTTCACTGGTGACTCTCCTTGAGAGCGAGGAGCGCTACTTCAACGTGCAGCCGAATCCATAAACGCCCTCCGCTCTCCACTCAGGCTCAGCTTGAACACTCAGCGTAATTGACTTAGAAATCAGAAAATAGCAGGAAGccaaaacacacagtgagagaGAATCCGAGGGCTTAGCTAAGCATATTCATTGTGCATGCGTCCTCCTTCCAATATAACCCCCCTGCCCTTGATATTTGCAGCCCCAACAACAGCAGTGAATGTTAAGCCctgtatttacagtgtttgctgcaggtacagtatgatTATTATTGGTATGACTTCTTTCATACAAGGTTTGTCCAGTTGTTATGCAGTATCTTATGCATTTTATGCACTTTTTATTTCGCTCACACCTCCGTCGGCGTTTGTTCCCGTCTGATTTGCACGTGCGCAGGTTTCGGGATGACGACGCCGGTGACCGTCGCGGGGAAGGTCTTCCTGATCTTCTACGGGCTCCTTGGCTGCGCCGCCACCATCCTCTTCTTCAACCTGTTCCTGGAGCGCATCATCACGCTGCTGGCGGTGGCCATGAAGGCCGTGCGGGAGCGCCGCATCAGGAACAGCGGCCTGCTGCCGCCCGGCATCCGCCACGACTTCTCCGCCTACTCCCTCCCAGGCTGGAAGCCCTCCGTGTACCACGTGATGCTGATTCTGGGCCTGTCGGCCATCACCATATCCTGCTGCGCCTCCGCCATGTACACCCCCGTGGAGGGCTGGACTTACTTGGACTCCCTCTACTTCTGCTTCGTCACCTTCAGCACCATCGGCTTCGGGGACTTCGTCAGCAGCCAGAGCGCCGCTTACGAACACCAAAGCCTCTACAGGGTCGCCAACTTCCTCTTCATGCTGACGGGCGTGTGCTGCATCTACTCGCTGTTCAACGTCATCTCCATTGTCATCAAGCAGGTGCTCAACTGGTTGCTGGAGAAAATGAGCTGCCTGTTTTGCCAGCGGTGCAACAAGGCGAGCGCCTTCCTCGGCAGACGCAACGCCATTCGCCCGGGCTCCAAGGGCCGCCAGGGCCGCTGCGGCCAGCCCCCCGAGGCGGACGGGCCCGGCGACAGCGACGCCGAGGGCCGCCGGCTGTCGGGGGAGATGATCTCCATGAAAGACCTGGCGGCCTCCAACAAGGTGTCGCTGGCCATCATGCAAAAGCAGCTGTCCGAGTCGGCCAACGGGTTCCCCAGGACGGTGTGCGGCAGCTCGCGCCACAACGGCTTCTCCGGGGGGGTGGGCGCCCTCGGCATCATGAACAACAGGCTGGCAGAGACCAGCAACTCCAGGTAGAGATCGCCGGGAGGAAAATGCAAGCGCGCGGGCACGGTTTGGCGACCAGTAACTCCTTATGCATGATACTTGTGACTTTTTGGGATGTAGCTGTGAGCCTGAGGCGATGATACAAGGTCCTCGGATCCTCGAAAACATCCGCGGAGCGTCCGCTGATCCGGAAGCGCGGGCGTCACCCATCGACCAATCCATACACCTCGAACCCAGAACAAAGCAGTTTAACTCGTTCCGCCTGCAGTGTTAGCGTGCACAGGGAAGCGTCTGATTCTCGTAAAGGAGCCAAGGGAAGCATGCACAGCAATCCTTATTGTTTTGGGCTTATGCCAGTTTGTTTGAATGTACATACTGAATGCTGATAGTAACAAGTAAAGTGTAACCACAGAATGATATAGCACATATTGATCTATGCATTATACTTCCCATGCATTTTTGCACCATTTCTACACCTTGTATTGATTGTGAACCCCCCCATTCTCAGCCAATAGATTTATTGTCTGAGAGCGAACGTGGCCGCGATGTAGCCGAGCCCATTCCCACAAAGGCCGCGGAGAGGGCTGTTTTTTCACAGCGCGCCACGCTAACAGGCTACGAGTCGTCCTTTGCTACTTTGCCAGGCGGAGAAAGCAGCGGCGGAGAATGAAAATCCGGTCCTCGTGAGAGACAAACCGGTCTTCTTATCAGCGGCAAACATGCTCCAGCGGCCGAACACTTCGACTTAAAGGGTGAAAAGCAGGAGGGCGCCTCCcagctgtttctctctcttccttttggAGCTCACAGCTATTTTGCGGGGGGAAACAAAGGGATAAAGGCCGACTAATTACTCTTCGTATGCAGACTGAATGTAGACTTATGCATTTGTAAGGCGAAATTAATCCCAAGTGTGTTTATAGTTGTTGGAGGTTGAGGGGGCGGAGAGCGATGGAGAAGGAGGTCAGTCACAGCTAAATGATGCGGGCTCCGATGTGTTTTCTCCTCTGATCACGGGAGGCATTTCTCCACATACAGTCCAGCACGTTGCTCCCTCACACAAGCCATGGTGTAAAAGCCTCTTGATTTCAGTGCAGCGCAGCCAAAGTTTAACGGAcggagggtgtttgtggtggacGCGGCTGCACCATCGACGTCTCCTGATGTCAACATCTGGATGTTCACAAACAGCGGAGGAAACTGAGAAACAGCGGTTTTCATGTCCACTCTCCACTCAGAGCCTGCGTTCCTCTCACAGCGTCTGTCTCTTCACGTCACCAACACCTCAACCTGCTCCTTCTTTCTCGCAGATCTCAGCGCTCTCTTATTGCCCTGACACTGTGAATACGAGACACGCCACAAACGTACTGTTCATGTATGTGTATATTCATCGGAATGTCCTCAACAATAAGGCAAAGATTGGATATGGATCTATTCTTTGTTGGTTTTTATTCTTTAGTGCATAGATCTGAATAAATTACTCCCCAGTCTCACTAAGAGGAATAGAGCAAATGACTCAGGTAGTTAAATCTTCAGGCTTGTTCGTTTTTTTCTGCATGCCGTTATGGTAAAGCCATAAAACATAGCTGTATATAAAACAGAGTACTCTATGAAGTATATTTTTCTACATGTAGCTCTTAAATATATACACACGGATGATCGAGTTGATGTCTCACCGTCGGATGATTGATGAGATGCAGCATTTGGGAATGATGCGCCCTAAAATGAAAACGCACACTGGGGTTTATGAAGTAGACAGAGGTTTCGATATGTTTGGTATTTTGGGAGACGCGCGTGTTTAAGCCTTCTTGCAGGAAGATGGATGAGACGCTACCGAGAGACTAATAAAGCCACAGTTGTTCTTTTTACACTTTAGCTTAGCTTTGCTACGTCGGGTCGGAGGCGAAACCTTAACGTTCCTGGATTTCATTACAGGTGCTAGCCAAGAATGTGTGTGGTACAGGTCAGGATGCGGCGTGTTCATTAGGCAGCTTGCCGTTTCTCTCTTTTCCCAGCCTTTATACCACTATTCTACTGTACTGGCTGTGTCCCAGGATATTTGACTCTGCCTACCAGCACTCAAGCTCACTAATTAACACATTTTACACCGTTGACATGTAAATCACAGTTCGActacttttttattttggtcCTGCGGCTGAACATGGATGCATAGATTTCCCAAGATGTCAGCGCGCTCCTCTGTGGATTTCCAGAGCGGTGACTCAATAGCGGCGCAGTGTTGGTGATGCGGTGGGTCACGCGCTGCCACGCCGCCGGCCTCGGAGCCGCGGGAGCACGCCGCCGTTTTGAATACGGCGTCGCAAGCGAGCGATGGCGCGGCtggacttttgtttgttttcctctgggACCCGAGGTTAGCGTCACCACGGCGGAGGCATCAGAAACGCTGGGGCCTCAGCGACAGCATCAACTTCATCACATCGATCCTTCCTTCCAACAACAAGCATGCATGTGTACATTTCTGTGTCCAAACTAGTGTGTAATGGCCTGAAAATGAGAATAAAAGGACTGATATGTATTTTAAATGCTTCCCTAAACACACGTCTCACATACTATTGGACTTTACATGAATAAAGTGCATTTTCCATAAGCCTGCAACACATCAGGTTTAAGACCGTCATAATAGTATTCTAGAGTAATGTTTGCTCACCTAAATTGCATGCATGGCTTGATTCAAGCGCCTTACATTAGTCCTTGCATATAACACAAAGGTTCCTCTTTGAAAAGATTAGTGTGTAGAGCTTGTGGTGTTGTACTATACAATCTTTTTGCATTTTGCAAAATTGATCTCCATTGATTGCAATGGTTTCAAGTGCCCCGCTGTCCTCTGTGTGTCAGAGGAGACAGGTGGTcttagtatttacagtatgtttgtttttgtcataaGGAAAAATGCCTCTGAAATGTGACATCGCCGACTCTCCATTTCATTGTAATTAATTCCCCTCATGTTCTCATCAGCCACGTAATTAGATGAACGCGACGCAAGATTCTCTATTTGTACATATAAAATATGGTGAACATAGCAGACGTGGATCACAGCGCTGCACGGTTACAACTACAACTATCAGTTTgaattaaacacacaaatgatCTTTCATCAATGCGTTACAGTAGTGCATTGCAGCGAAAAGCACGTCGGCTGTAAAATTGCCccattaaaatgttttgctcCGGAGCCTTTACACACCCGTAATGAAACTATTCTCCATAAAGCAGAGATGTAGTTAGTGTTTATCTTGAAAGCTGTTGATGGTGCTAATGGCGTTATCCTTTATTCAGCAAAGCTTTTAcacttcagtgttttttttttatattttatcagAAGCTTCGTTTCCAGATCCACAGGATGCGCCCACTCTGCAACCCGCGTTCAGATGCCACAGGTGTCTGTGATCCACTGCTATGTTCACGTCTGGCTCTACCATCACCGACACAACTCTACACCTTAGTGTGTGTCTCACGTTGCTTGCATTGTGATGTAACATCCAGTTAATGTATGCAAATGAATTGTGTTTGCAAGTTGCACATTTATACCAATGATTgtacttttatatttatgtaattaaaagtaaaacctATACGAAAAAGAAGGGATTCCATTAAACGCTGGTATTTACTTATGTGTATTCGGTTTATTCATGGCTCTTTTCACTTCAATGCTTATGGATGAATGATGTTTATGGAGTTAATTGGACTAAAGCACAGACTtgctttaattcatttaattgaATCAACAACTCAAATATCTAACTGTATTAtattacagtactactgtacagtatgtgcccaTAAACACTGACCTAATGTTGGTTGACAGCGATTCTCAGTATATTTTCTCAGCAAATGGGCTCGTCTGTCCCCTGCATTACCTCCAGACCACACACAGCTGGCCGAACGCTCCGTGAGACAGCGTGGCTCTGCGGTAATGGCTCGATCAGGATGTTAGTCATAAAGGGGGGGGCCCTGtaattgcatttattattcaaatgagTCTGATCCCTGCAAATTATGCTGAAAAACAACATACATTATCTCACTGCACAGGGGTTAGGAGGAGTCTGTGCAGAGGAAACAGTCCAGGGTCACTGTAGATAGAATTAACACCCACCTAGAATGAACTGAAGCCGCCCCTCATTAGACCACCATCGTTTTtctggtggtgaaatgtcctaCAAGAACTAAAACAAGATGAATTGTTACTGCctccaataaataaataaaaagtgctTCCAGCTCTGAACAGTTACAAGGGAATAAATACCAAATCCATGTTTCTGAAATTTTGCTCCTTCATGCAAACAGACCTGTGTAAAACCGGTGCAGTGTTTTCTGAGATTCCCCAGGAGACAGGGCTGCGGTtaaacctccagcagcagcaggctggagtGTTTCCTCTGGGTTTCACTAGGTGTCATGTGCCTCAATTTCTGTACTGCAGCAGAGCCCTTTTCCCTGCAATTCATCATGAAGCGTGTGTGCTGCTCCTTCCTTTCCCCCCTTTTCCTTTAGTTAAAATGCAAACTCCAGCTATCAGATAAATGATGGCTTCTATCTGCTCATATGGGCGGATATTTGAATGTACTGCAGAGTTTTACTGGACTCCACCGCCTCTCAGCACACTGTCATCTATCCTCATTATCCAAGATTGTCCCAAGTGATCCGGATGACAAATCCCCTAAAAATCCAGTGAAATGAAATACAAGGTCCGATATAAAACGCAGTGGCAGTAAAGCCCTGTCTGAAAGGATCACTGAAGATTGTGGAGTCTTAGTTCTACTTGAAAGGACGAGTCTGTTCTCACTGTTGTCAAATCccataaatactgtacaccAAAGCCAACGCTGACTGGATCCGAAGCGTTTCTTTACCCACGTGCGTCTCCAACAGGCACAGTGTGACAGACTGACGTGTTCCCTCATTACGGTGACCTACAGTGAGGTCGGGATGTTGTTCTTACCTTACCTGTACATTTGTCAGCTGTTACAAATAGTCCAAAGGTGCATTGAAGTGAATTTGCCTCCTGTTTGAGCCCTCTTGGCAACATCACTTAGTCATTtccttttaattaaaagaaCATATATGTGGAAGAAGTGGTCCTGAGGCTGAGGACTAGAGACAAGCTGGAAGAGTCAGCGTCTTCTCCTATGACTTGTTCTTTAATCTCGTGAATTAGGTTGGTGCTTGGCTAAATTAACTCACATGTCTTCTCCAAATTTACATCTGGATTCAGATCTTAGgagatgaaatgaaatattaagcTGTGGCTGCGTTAGATGTTCTGTGAATTAATTAACTTGCTTTGAGTGAAAAACAGACGCGTAATGACCAGAAATGTGGAAATGTTGCCTTACATGACTCCGTCAGTTGATTGACTCTTTTAACTGAAAGAAAGGATACAAGAAGGACTCTTGAAACATTTATAAGGACAAAGCACTGACCTACGACTCCCAAGGATAAAACAGTCAAGTGTATAAATTTAGACGCTGAAGTGAGTCCTGTGAAAATGGGGTTAACAGCTTCGGTTGACCTCAATATCCTTAGGGTATCCACTCATTATATTCATGTCTCAAGCTAAGGCAATGATATCTTTAGTCATAGTGAGGATCACTTTCAGCCCAACAACCTTACTCTCACAATTGCCTTTCACGCGATCCGTGAAACTGGATCCTATTTTATTAATCTATTCATGATCCACATGGTACGATCTGTAGAAATAGCTTGCAGCGCTCTAATGGCAACTACAGAGACTGTGTCGGAATTAAAGGAAGAGTGTGGAAATCAAGAGCCATTGTGGAAACAAGACATTTACATATGAAGAGAGTGGGAAGCCTGAGTGATGAGGTAATTATACCCCACAAACCTCCACACTTTCTATTAGCACGGGTCCAGGAGATAGAGAACGGGAGGTTAAAGATAAGGGAAACTCACCATTTCAGCTAATTGAGTTTAATACGAGCTCGTCCTCAGGTGTGTTTACTgttgcacaaatacacacacagtggttcAGTATTAAAGGAATTACTGTTTTCTTCTGCTTTAACTCAACCCATGGTAAATGAAGGTTTAGAACAATGTTTCTCTCATTGTCCTGTGTGGTCTTTGCTTTTTTGTGAGGCAAAGAAAAAGTCCCTTGGCTTAATTCAGAAAGTTAGATTCCcctgagaaaaaacaaaactgggTTATTAAATGGGGCTCGGTTAAGCAGCTTTTGAATTGCAAATGTGCGTCTTGTGGACAGCGTTGGTGCATCTCAAAGACAGCAGAATTTCCAGCAGTGATGGAAAACGAAATAACATCAGGTGTTTTCTGGTGATTATTTATAATCCAATattgcctgtttgtttttgtgtgggtGCTTGATTTAACCTCGTTAGCTCAGACTCTGTGACTAAACACGTCTATATATAGATAAAATTGTTCAGGGAAGGACAATTGTGTCTTTTCTAGCtcttatttttccattttcatctATACAAATACTCctttgcttctgtctggagagggAGCGATAGTGGGGTTGGTGTTAAATGTGCTGACTGCACTATCGCTCCACTATCAGTGCCTGCTCCTGCATCAGCTCCCCCAGAGGCAGCTGAATTAATACAGGACTGAACCTTACACATTTACGGCGCTTCAATAGGGTACAGTGGCAGAATGGAGCTGTGAAGGGACACGGCTGATGGATGGCTGCAAGGAGGCGCAGAGGCAAGAGGCATTAGTCATCTGCATTAGGACTTTTAATTggtctctgtgtttgtctatgaagaaataaaagtaaaggcAAAGCCCTGTGATCATTACATCTGTCTGGGTGTGAAGTGAAGGCAACAACAAAAGAAGGACCTGTGTCTATCTGGTCACCCTATTAAGCAGCAGagcaaaggaagaagaaaagaggggaggaaggacggaaggaaggaagaaggacaAGAAGAGCTGATCTCTTCATGTTTTCTCTGCTCCTCATTAAGCTAAACTGAAAATAGtctctggagagagagaaaaatacCCAGGAGGGACAAAAACATATATAAGCAGTCAGGATATATATTTATGTGCTAACTGCTTGTGATGGAGCGTCTCCCAGCAGCCAGTGGGTGGGAGgcgggtacaccctggacgggtctcTATCACAGGGCCCGTATAGAAGCAGACCACTGCTACTCACATCCCCACTTGAAGATTAATTTATGGTCTCCATTTAGCCTTTAGCATGTCTTTACATTATACACATACAGGGTCTTGGTCAATCGCATCCTGATCACTACTGTTGGTAAGACATGGAGGTTCCCATCTAAACGCAAGGCACATTGGGAGCAATGAATGAGAGTCTCTAATCTCTAATTGGCCTTTTTGCTACTTTTTTACATTCATTCTGTTGTTTTGGGGCGTTGGCTTTTTTCATATCACTTCCTCCCAACCTTTAATATGCTCACAGACCTGAGGAAGTATAATTCACTGGCTGACAGGATCTGAACACTGTCAGGGACTGTTTGATTTGTGACAAGTATCTTCATCTTGACCTACACCAAATGCATAATAAAGCAGAGTCCCTGGCAGTGTCTGTATTAATGTCACAATATATAATGTCACCTTAATAAGTTGCAGTCGGCTCACTGCTTGTTTTGTAAACCTACGAAATCAAGGCAGCGTTTCACAACCCGTAGTTTTaatatttagtttgtttttttattaagtcagttcaaaacagaaaacaaaacagtttcaaTAGAAAATAAACGTTCTCGGCAGAAATGATAAACAGAATTTCCTTGAGTGGCCTCCATTCATTTTGCATTGCACCATCATAGCATGCTGCTGTTTGGGAGAAAACATTTTGCCACTGACAAGGTTCAATTTTCTTTCTATAAAAAAAGTGACCGTTTCCAGTGCTCGACTTTTAATCTCCAGCTCTCAGGTGCAGTGGACGGCTGCTGACTTTTGTAGCTCCAGCTCAAGATTTAAACAGATGAGTTGTGCACACAAATCTTGACCACATCAGAGGAAGGCACGGCAAAATGTACAATTTATAACCTTATCTAAGGCCGCACCTTCCATGGCATTTCCCACACTTTGTTGCCTACtttactacagtacataaaGTACTTTGACACAGCTCAAGCATTTGCTTGTCAAAGTGCCCATTTTCAACTCAGGGAGTATTTTATAAGGATTTATATGCCtggaatataaatattttatcagtCTAGTTTAAACTCCGTTCAGTCTGGCTCGCTGCTCTCGGTTTAGTGAAGTAAAAAACGGGAGTGAAGGTGAGGAAACACCTGACATTATTACACACAGCTTAACACTCACTATGTCCGATGTAGCTGCTCTACACAgcatcagctctgctgctgtgccTGTGAGGCAAACCAGCACCGCGGAGCACTGGTGCTACAGGAAAGGGGATTTATGTGcaaagcaggaaaagaaaaatgCAGCATGAAGAGGCTACAGGGACAAAATGAGGAGAGTGCTCGAAGAAGGAATTCTGATAGAAAATGGGTTCTCGTCTCGGTGCAGTAATGTTTGTCAGCAATACTAAAAATGAGAaagtgtcattttattttcGTAAATAATATAAAGGGATTTTTCCTGGCATTATTTACTGAGAATATTTTTTAGCCCCAGTGTCTTGTCATAGATTGatgctccatccatccacatgTGTCTGCCAAACTCAGCTCCGATGGGCAAAAGGCTGCTTATTTAATGCACTTAAAAGTcagaaataaattaaactacATGTTTTGGGGCAGGAAAGCGAAGGTGttgaatatattttaatatttgaaacAAAGTCCTGCAGGGCACGTAATCCCAAACATGTTATTCTCAGTAATAGCGAGGCCTTTAAAAGTCAGGGTACCACAGCTCTCGCCTCATTGATGCTCTTTGACACTTACCACTACTACTTGTGTCAGCTGTGATGTTCTACCAGTGCTGCCTGCACAGCCTGGGAACGACAACCACTTTATAACAAGAATGCACCCTGAGTAGCAAGCAAAAACCCAAAGAGACACTTTACAATAGCAGGAACACTGATTTAATCAATAAAATTCATTAAGTCGTTTCAGCTGCTTCGGCGTTTGACTAAGGTTTGTGCAGGCTGGCGTACTGCCAGGTGAGCATCTGACTGAACTGAGCCAATGTTACTGATAACACCACAGTTTTTTACAACAAGTCATGGTGTCCACAATAAAAGGCAATTGAAATTTAAATCTTAATTTAGCGCCTTGCTTTTCATAAGACTGTcactaaaaacacatttcatattgTCTCTAAAAGACATTTACACTTCTGCCTTTTGATTTGATTCAGATTATTACTGTGAATTTATTCATTCAGCTCCTCTCAGACAAAACCTTTACAATAGCCCTGTTTACTCATGGCAGTGGTAACAATGTATCACTGAACGGAAACAGCTCTTCATAACAACTGCTGTGTAAGGTTTTGTAAT from the Betta splendens chromosome 15, fBetSpl5.4, whole genome shotgun sequence genome contains:
- the kcnk12 gene encoding potassium channel subfamily K member 12 — its product is MMPGLRLQGCRSLHLNEDNGRFVLLAILIILYLLCGAAVFSAIERPSELRAHGRWNGTLLNFSETFNISLQELNSFLREYEAAIAAGIRADALRPRWDFTGAFYFVGTVVSTIGFGMTTPVTVAGKVFLIFYGLLGCAATILFFNLFLERIITLLAVAMKAVRERRIRNSGLLPPGIRHDFSAYSLPGWKPSVYHVMLILGLSAITISCCASAMYTPVEGWTYLDSLYFCFVTFSTIGFGDFVSSQSAAYEHQSLYRVANFLFMLTGVCCIYSLFNVISIVIKQVLNWLLEKMSCLFCQRCNKASAFLGRRNAIRPGSKGRQGRCGQPPEADGPGDSDAEGRRLSGEMISMKDLAASNKVSLAIMQKQLSESANGFPRTVCGSSRHNGFSGGVGALGIMNNRLAETSNSR